CACCAAGGGGGCACCGTCCCCTCCGAGGTGTCACCAAGGGAGCACCGTCCCCTCCAGGGTGTCACCACGGGGGCACAGTCCCCTCCAAGGTGTCACCACGGAGGAACTGTCCCCTCCGAGGTGTCACTGCAAGGTCACTGTCCCCTCCAGGTCATCACCACGAGGTCACTGTCCCCTCCCAGATGTCACCATGGAGgcactgtcccctcccaggtgtCACCACGAAGGACCCGTCCCCTCTGATCCATCCCCGCGAGGTCTCCGTCCCTCCCAGGTCCCCACCGGGCAGACGagggtccctgtccctgcctccagccctggtgGTGGCATTGTCCCCACCACGTGTCCCCGGGGAGGAACAAGGCAGGGCAGGACCCCTTCCCCTCCTCGCCGAGCGGGgttggagcagctccaggggaaaaaacaacGAGTTTGGGCCACATCCGCCGGGCGGGGACGTGCCACGCCACACGGGCCCGGGGCTGGCACACGCCCAGCCCCGCGGTGGCACCGCGGCAGGACGGGGCCAggaggggctctgggggtggCAGCaatggggggcggggggggggctggCAGCACCCTGGCTGAGGTGGCCACACAGAGCATCCCCCATCCCTGTGGTACCCACGGCGCCAGCACCGGGGGGTGCCCAGAGGGGTTCCCGGAGGTGCCCAGAGGTCCTGGGTGTGCCCAGAGGGGTCCCCGGGGGTGCCCAGAGGGGTCCCCCGGGGGTGCCCAGAGGGGTCCCTGGGTGTGCCCAGAGGTCCTGGGTGTGCCCAGAGGGGTCTCCGGGGGTGCCCAGAGGGGTCCCTGGGTGTGCCCAGAGGGGTCCCTGGGTGTGCCCAgaggggtccctgggggtgcccaggTTTTCAGCCCTTCACCCTCCCGAcacccctggctgtgccctggggtgTCGCATTctgtcccccctcccctgccaggAAGCCGCACGCCCCGGAGGCCTCGGGCAGGAAGGAAGTCGCCCGGGGATTTTTTATCTCGCAGCCACCTACGCACCCCCAGAACCCCGAGCTGGCAGCGCAGCCCGTCCGGGACCCCCGCCCCAGGCCCCCGGCACGGCAGAGGTACcgcggggggctccgggggttCGGCCAGCCCGGGATGGAACCGGGATGGAGCCGGGGATGGAGCCGGGATGGAGccggggatggagctgggaccTCCCCGCTCACACCGGGAGCGCTGAGGCGGAGGAGGAGCGGCATATCCAACcgcgtgcctcagtttcccctgcCGCCTTCCCAGGAGGGGCCCATCGCAGGGCTGAGGGTGGGACAAGGGGGTCACTCCGAGCCCCCCTTTCCTTGCAGCGCCCGCCATGGCCCCGCTGGGCGAGGAGACGCCGCTGATCGCGGGCcgctcctgcagcctctcctcgGCCGAGAGCGGCACCCTGCAGGTGTTCCTGTACCACCgggcgcccgccccgcgccgagccccgggcagcgccgcgggcACGCTCAGCTTCACCTTCGGCGAGTACACGGCCGAGGAGCTCTGCGTGCGCGCTGCCAAAGCCTGCGGTGAGCGCCGGGCCCGGGCGGCTCGGGGCACCCCCCTGGGTGGGGGGTCCGGGATGTGGGAATGGGGTCCTGGGTGTGGGTACGGGGTCCTGGCTATGGAAATGGGGTCCTGGCTGTGGGTACGGGGTCCTGGATGTGGGTACGGGGTCCTGGGTGTGGGTACGGGGTCCTGGGTGTGGGTACGGGGTCCTGGCTGTGGGTACGGGGTCCTGGGTGTGGGTACGGGGTCCTGGCTCTGGAAATGGGGTCCTGGGTGTGGGAATGGGGTCCTGGGTGTGGGTACGGGGTCCTGGCTGTGGAAATGGGGTCCTGGCTGTGGGTACGGGGTCCTGGGTGTGGGTACGGGGTCCTGGCTCTGGAAATGGGGTCCTGTGCTCATCCTCAGCAGGGAGTTCTGGCTGTGGGCTCTGGATCCCAGCAGTGGGGTTCTGGTcctggctctgagcctggggTTCCAGCTCTGGGTTTGGGGTCCTGGCTCTGGGCTCAGGGTCCTGTACTTACATCAAAGTGGGGTCCTGAACCCcagctgtggggtttgggtcCTGGCTGTGGGGTCCAGGCTCCCGCTGATGGGCTCAGGGTCCCGTGCACATCCTCGACGGGGGATCCTGGCTGTGGATGTGGGGTCTCAGCCCCGAGCTGAGGCCCTGTCCCCGGGCTCGGGTCCCAGCCCCGCTGTCGGTGCCCAGGCGTGCTGCCCGTGTGCCACCCGCTCTTCGCCCTGGCCACCGAGGACCTGAGCTGCTGGTTCCCCCCCAACCACGTGTTCACCGTGGACGAGTCCCGCAGCCAGGTCGTGGTGTACAGGATCAGGTGCGGCCCCAGCGCGGCTCCCGGCCTTCCCTGACAGCTCTTGGGGTCGTGCTCTCTGGGGGACGCAGCGCTGAGACCCCTCCGCTGTCCCCATCAGGTTCTTCTTCCCCAACTGGTGCGGACTGGGACAGTCCCACCGCTTCCAGCTGCTGAAGGGCCGGGCCAGCCCCGTCCTGGACTACCCCGTCATTGATTACCTGTTCGCCCAGGTGAgcgctgccagcctggctcctgctcctgctcctcctcctcctcctcctcctccagtgcCCACCGGTGCCCGGGGTGTGTGGTTCCTCTTCCACGGCTCACCTGGAGCTGCTCGTGGCCACCCGACAGTGGGCACGGGGCAGCCCAAGCTGCCGAGATGGGGTCACTGTCCCCTGGGGGGGACACGCCGCGGGGACGGggaagcagagcctgggcaggaTGTGACTCCCGGGGGCTCTGGGACACGAGGGTGACACGGGCACGGCTGGGGGGGGTCCTCGGGAGACGGGAGAGCCCCCCCGAGCCTCGTGCCCCGCCCAGTCCCGCAGCGATTTCATCGGGGGCCGCGTGGCCGTGGGGCTGAGCCTGCCCACGCAGGAGCAGTGCCTGAGCCTGGCCGTGCTGGACATGCTGCGCATCGCCAAGGAGCAGCGGCAGAGCCCCGCGCAGGTGTGCAGCCACGTCAGGTGAGACAGGAGACAGTGGCACCCACGGGACAGTGagacacccctggggacagtgcgacacccctggggacagtgaGACACCCCTGGGGACAATGTGACACCCATGGGGACAGTGTGACACCTATGGGGACAATgtgacacccctggggacagtgtgacacccctggggacagtgtgacACCCATGGGGACAGTGAGACACCCATGGGGACAATGTGACACCTATGGGGACAGTGTGTCACCCATGGGGACAGTGTGTCACCCATGGGGACAGTGcgacacccctggggacagcccaaaacccatggggacagtgtgacacccctggggacagtgcGACACCCATGGGGACAGTGTGACACCTATGGGGACACCCCAGCATGGCTGGTGACAGCCGAAAACCCATGGGGACAGTGTGACACCTATGGGGACAATGTGACACCCATGGGGACAGTgtgacacccctggggacagcccggcATGGCCGGGGACAGCTGAAAACCCATGGGGACAGTGTGACACCCATGGGGACAGTgtgacacccctggggacagtgtgacacccctggggacagcccggcATGGCCGGGGACAGCTGAAAACCCATGGGGACAGTGTGACACCCACGGGGACAGTgtgacacccctggggacagtgtgacACCCATGGGGACAGTAAAGcgtgcctggggacagcccaaAACCCATGGGGACAGTGTGACACCCATGCGGACAGCCCAAAACCCATGGGGGAGAGCCTGAATCCCATGTGTGGCACCCCCGGGGACAATGTGGCACCCCCGGGGACAGCCCGGCCCCCCTGGACGcgccgctccgctccccgcAGCTACAAGTCGTGCCTGCCGGCGCCGCTGCGCTCGCAGATCCAGCAGCACAACTTCGTGACCCGCAAGCGCCTCCGCCGCCGCTTCGGCAAATCCCTGCGGCGCCTCGGGGGCTGCCACGCGGACGGGCCGCAGCTGAAGCTCAAGTACCTGCTGGACCTGGAGCGGCTCCAGCGCCGCCGCAGCGAGGAGATTTTCCACGTGCGCTCCCCCGGATCCGCGGCGCCCGTCGCCATCCACGTGTGCGGCGACAGCGGCGTGGCCTGGAGCTGCGGCGGCTCCGAGGTGCTCCGGGGCGGCTGGGCGCGCTGCGGGGCGCTGGGGGACGGGGTCGTCaccctcgctgtcccctcgcAGAGCCGCCAGCACTTCTGCGACTTCCCCGACATCGCCGACATCAGCATCAAGCAGGCGGCGAGCCGCGACGGCGGCCCCGTGGAGAACCGGCTCGTCACCGTCACCAAGGCGGACAACCGGGTGCTGGTGAGCTCGGGAAGGGTTTGGGGAGCCCCGGGCGGGCTGCAGGGGACAAGGGGGGTGACACCAAGGCCGGCACAGGAGGTGGAGTTCGCCACGCTGCGGGAGGCTCGTTCCTTCGTGGCCCTGCTCGATGGCTACTACCGGCTGACGGCGGATGCCCAGCACTACTtctgcagggaggtggcaccgcCGCGGCTGCTGGAGGACCTGGAGAACCAGTGCCACGGGCCCATCAGGTGGGTACCGGGACCCGCTGGGCACCCCCGAGCCCGGGGGGAcgcggggagggaggggacgGGACCAGCCCCGGCACGGGCGGGTCCCCGCGGGGgtctgctgggtttggggaggGGTGGGCACAGGGGTGGGCACAGGGGTGGGCACAGGGGTGGGCACAGGGGGTGCCCGCGGTGTCCCCGAGGGGCACCACGGCcgtccctgcccttggcagcgCCGAGTTCGCGGTGAACAAGCTGGAGGCGGCCGGGGGTGCCCcggggctgttcctgctgcgCCGCAGCCCCCAGGACTTCGACAGTTACCTGCTGACCGTGTGCGTGCAGGTGAGACCCCCGGGCAGCGGGcagggggtcccgggggtcccggggggtgcTGACCCCGGTGCTTCCCCCGCAGACCCGCTCCGGCCGGGATTACAAGCGGTGCCGGATCCGCCGGGACGAGGACGGGCACCTGTGGCTGTCGGGGGTGGCGCGGCGGTTCTGCAGCCtgcgggagctgctgggcaccTACGGGCACCGGGGGCTGCAGGCCGAGGGGGCACCAATGCGCCTGGAGGTCGCCTGTCCCCCCCGGGCCAAAGGTGACACCGCGGGGCGTCGCAGAGGGGGTGCTGTGACGTCACAGAGCGGCTGTGATGTCACGGAGttgctgtgatgtcacacagtggttgtgacatcacagagtgggcTGTGATGTCACATAGTTGATGTGATGTCACACAGtggctgtgacatcacagagctggCTATGATGTCACAGAGTCACTGTGATGTCACCGAGCtggctgtgatgtcacagagcgGCTATGATGTCACACAGtggctgtgatgtcacagagctgGCTATGATGTCACAGAGcggctgtgatgtcacagagatGGTTATGATGttacagagcagctgtgatgtcacagagctgGCTATGATGTCACACtggctgtgatgtcacagagctgGCTATGatgtcacagagctgctgtgaggtcacagagcagctgtgatgtcacagaccgggctgtgacatcacagggcagCTGTGTGAGGTCACCAGGTGGGGGTCCCCTGCCCAAGCCCCCTCTCACGCCCGCTCTGGCCCCCCAGAGAAGTCCAACCTGCTGATCGTTCGGAGCggggtcccctgtccccccgggtcccctcccgtcccccgGCGCCGCAGCCTCCACCAGATGATGTTCCACAAGATCGAcccccagagcctgacacgggTACGGGGGAGGGCAGGGCCACGGGGGGGTGGcacggggggacagggaccccctggcaatgtccccgtgtcccccagggcgagagcctgggccagggctccTTCACCCACATCTACCAAGGCGTCAAACGGGAGCAGGACGAGGAGGACGGACCCCGCCAGACCCCGGTGGTGCTCAAGGTCATGGACAGCAGCCACCGCAACTGCCTGGAGGtgagggggtggcactgccacctccACGATGTCATCTAGGGGTCCCTAAGGCCCGCCCTGAGCCATCTGCCCCTGTCCCAGTCCTTCCTGGAGGCCGCCAGCACCATGAGCCAGCTCTCCCACAAAcacctggtgctgctgcacGGCGTCAGCCTCGGCAAGGACAGTGAGTGTCCGGCGGGGTGGTGGCCACGGTgccacctgggcacccctgagCCCAGTGTGGGCACCCCTGAGCCCAGTGTGGGCACCCCTGACCCCCCGGGCTGCCCCCAGGCGTGATGGTGCAGGAGCACGTCCGGCACGGGCCCCTGGACCTGTACCTGCGCAAGAACCGGGGCGCGGTGACCACCGGCTGGAAGCTGACGGTGGCCAAGCAGTTGGCCTACGCCCTCAACTACCTGGTGAGCCCAGGGCGGCGTccggcagctcccagctgtccACGTTCCGTGGCtttcccgtgtccctgtcccgtgGATCTCCACAGTCTGCGTCCCCTGGGTCCCCTGCGCCCggaccctgcagcagctgcgCATGCACGGCTCCCAGGAGGCCATGGCCACGGATCCCATGTGTCCATGTCCCATGGATCCCAAATATCCatatcccatggatcccatgtGTCCGTGTCCCATGGATCCCATGTGTCCGTGTCCCATGGATCCCAAATATCCatatcccatggatcccatgtGTCCGTGTCCCATGGATCCCATGTGTCCGTGTCCCATGGATCCCAAATATCCATATCCCATGGATCTCATGTGTCCGTGTCCCATGGATCCCAAATATCCATGTCCCATGGATCCCATGTGTCTGTGTCCCATGGA
This sequence is a window from Vidua macroura isolate BioBank_ID:100142 chromosome 26, ASM2450914v1, whole genome shotgun sequence. Protein-coding genes within it:
- the JAK3 gene encoding tyrosine-protein kinase JAK3 isoform X5, which codes for MAPLGEETPLIAGRSCSLSSAESGTLQVFLYHRAPAPRRAPGSAAGTLSFTFGEYTAEELCVRAAKACGVLPVCHPLFALATEDLSCWFPPNHVFTVDESRSQVVVYRIRFFFPNWCGLGQSHRFQLLKGRASPVLDYPVIDYLFAQSRSDFIGGRVAVGLSLPTQEQCLSLAVLDMLRIAKEQRQSPAQVCSHVSYKSCLPAPLRSQIQQHNFVTRKRLRRRFGKSLRRLGGCHADGPQLKLKYLLDLERLQRRRSEEIFHVRSPGSAAPVAIHVCGDSGVAWSCGGSESRQHFCDFPDIADISIKQAASRDGGPVENRLVTVTKADNRVLEVEFATLREARSFVALLDGYYRLTADAQHYFCREVAPPRLLEDLENQCHGPISAEFAVNKLEAAGGAPGLFLLRRSPQDFDSYLLTVCVQTRSGRDYKRCRIRRDEDGHLWLSGVARRFCSLRELLGTYGHRGLQAEGAPMRLEVACPPRAKEKSNLLIVRSGVPCPPGSPPVPRRRSLHQMMFHKIDPQSLTRGESLGQGSFTHIYQGVKREQDEEDGPRQTPVVLKVMDSSHRNCLESFLEAASTMSQLSHKHLVLLHGVSLGKDSVMVQEHVRHGPLDLYLRKNRGAVTTGWKLTVAKQLAYALNYLEDKKIPHGNVSAKKVLLAREGDAAGGSPPFIKLNDPGVSVTVLARDMLVERIPWVAPECVSDPGSLALPADKWGFGATLWEIFSGGNMPLSLLEPHRKLEFYQGRQQLPAPKWPELATLVAQCMEYEPQRRPCFRALIRDLNSLITSDYELLSDLSPADVTLRDGFWGCDSLAMSQDPEHFQERHLKYISLLGKGNFGSVELCRYDPLGDSTGELVAVKKLQQDSAKEIRDFEREIQILHSLQHDFIVRYRGVCYSRGMRGLRLVMEFLPNGCLRDFLQKNQPRLEHSTLLLYAWQICKGMEYLGEQRCVHRDLASRNILVESDSHVKIGDFGLAKLLPQDKDYYVVREPGQSPVFWYAPESLADNIFSCASDTWSFGVLLYELFTYSSKSKSPSEEFLRMMGTARPAQIICHLLELLKDNRRLPAPAGCPSEVYALMMSCWAFAPGARPTFGALSPKIEALRDGRSKTRG
- the JAK3 gene encoding tyrosine-protein kinase JAK3 isoform X1, with the protein product MAPLGEETPLIAGRSCSLSSAESGTLQVFLYHRAPAPRRAPGSAAGTLSFTFGEYTAEELCVRAAKACGVLPVCHPLFALATEDLSCWFPPNHVFTVDESRSQVVVYRIRFFFPNWCGLGQSHRFQLLKGRASPVLDYPVIDYLFAQSRSDFIGGRVAVGLSLPTQEQCLSLAVLDMLRIAKEQRQSPAQVCSHVSYKSCLPAPLRSQIQQHNFVTRKRLRRRFGKSLRRLGGCHADGPQLKLKYLLDLERLQRRRSEEIFHVRSPGSAAPVAIHVCGDSGVAWSCGGSESRQHFCDFPDIADISIKQAASRDGGPVENRLVTVTKADNRVLEVEFATLREARSFVALLDGYYRLTADAQHYFCREVAPPRLLEDLENQCHGPISAEFAVNKLEAAGGAPGLFLLRRSPQDFDSYLLTVCVQTRSGRDYKRCRIRRDEDGHLWLSGVARRFCSLRELLGTYGHRGLQAEGAPMRLEVACPPRAKEKSNLLIVRSGVPCPPGSPPVPRRRSLHQMMFHKIDPQSLTRGESLGQGSFTHIYQGVKREQDEEDGPRQTPVVLKVMDSSHRNCLESFLEAASTMSQLSHKHLVLLHGVSLGKDSVMVQEHVRHGPLDLYLRKNRGAVTTGWKLTVAKQLAYALNYLEDKKIPHGNVSAKKVLLAREGDAAGGSPPFIKLNDPGVSVTVLARDMLVERIPWVAPECVSDPGSLALPADKWGFGATLWEIFSGGNMPLSLLEPHRKLEFYQGRQQLPAPKWPELATLVAQCMEYEPQRRPCFRALIRDLNSLITSDYELLSDLSPADVTLRDGFWGCDSLAMSQDPEHFQERHLKYISLLGKGNFGSVELCRYDPLGDSTGELVAVKKLQQDSAKEIRDFEREIQILHSLQHDFIVRYRGVCYSREEPAPPGAQHAAPLRLADLQGHGVPGGAALRAPGPGEQEHPGGERQPRQDRRLRAGQAAPAGQGLLRGAGARPEPRFLEFLRMMGTARPAQIICHLLELLKDNRRLPAPAGCPSEVYALMMSCWAFAPGARPTFGALSPKIEALRDGRSKTRG
- the JAK3 gene encoding tyrosine-protein kinase JAK3 isoform X2, giving the protein MAPLGEETPLIAGRSCSLSSAESGTLQVFLYHRAPAPRRAPGSAAGTLSFTFGEYTAEELCVRAAKACGVLPVCHPLFALATEDLSCWFPPNHVFTVDESRSQVVVYRIRFFFPNWCGLGQSHRFQLLKGRASPVLDYPVIDYLFAQSRSDFIGGRVAVGLSLPTQEQCLSLAVLDMLRIAKEQRQSPAQVCSHVSYKSCLPAPLRSQIQQHNFVTRKRLRRRFGKSLRRLGGCHADGPQLKLKYLLDLERLQRRRSEEIFHVRSPGSAAPVAIHVCGDSGVAWSCGGSESRQHFCDFPDIADISIKQAASRDGGPVENRLVTVTKADNRVLEVEFATLREARSFVALLDGYYRLTADAQHYFCREVAPPRLLEDLENQCHGPISAEFAVNKLEAAGGAPGLFLLRRSPQDFDSYLLTVCVQTRSGRDYKRCRIRRDEDGHLWLSGVARRFCSLRELLGTYGHRGLQAEGAPMRLEVACPPRAKEKSNLLIVRSGVPCPPGSPPVPRRRSLHQMMFHKIDPQSLTRGESLGQGSFTHIYQGVKREQDEEDGPRQTPVVLKVMDSSHRNCLESFLEAASTMSQLSHKHLVLLHGVSLGKDSVMVQEHVRHGPLDLYLRKNRGAVTTGWKLTVAKQLAYALNYLEDKKIPHGNVSAKKVLLAREGDAAGGSPPFIKLNDPGVSVTVLARDMLVERIPWVAPECVSDPGSLALPADKWGFGATLWEIFSGGNMPLSLLEPHRKLEFYQGRQQLPAPKWPELATLVAQCMEYEPQRRPCFRALIRDLNSLITSDYELLSDLSPADVTLRDGFWGCDSLAMSQDPEHFQERHLKYISLLGKGNFGSVELCRYDPLGDSTGELVAVKKLQQDSAKEIRDFEREIQILHSLQHDFIVRRTSPAWSTARCSSTPGRSARAWSTWGSSAACTGTWRAGTSWWRATATSRSATSGWPSCSRRTRITTWCGSPARAPFSGTLRNPWLTTSSPAPPTPGASGCSSTSSSPTAPRARAPRRNSCG
- the JAK3 gene encoding tyrosine-protein kinase JAK3 isoform X4, whose translation is MAPLGEETPLIAGRSCSLSSAESGTLQVFLYHRAPAPRRAPGSAAGTLSFTFGEYTAEELCVRAAKACGVLPVCHPLFALATEDLSCWFPPNHVFTVDESRSQVVVYRIRFFFPNWCGLGQSHRFQLLKGRASPVLDYPVIDYLFAQSRSDFIGGRVAVGLSLPTQEQCLSLAVLDMLRIAKEQRQSPAQVCSHVSYKSCLPAPLRSQIQQHNFVTRKRLRRRFGKSLRRLGGCHADGPQLKLKYLLDLERLQRRRSEEIFHVRSPGSAAPVAIHVCGDSGVAWSCGGSESRQHFCDFPDIADISIKQAASRDGGPVENRLVTVTKADNRVLEVEFATLREARSFVALLDGYYRLTADAQHYFCREVAPPRLLEDLENQCHGPISAEFAVNKLEAAGGAPGLFLLRRSPQDFDSYLLTVCVQTRSGRDYKRCRIRRDEDGHLWLSGVARRFCSLRELLGTYGHRGLQAEGAPMRLEVACPPRAKEKSNLLIVRSGVPCPPGSPPVPRRRSLHQMMFHKIDPQSLTRGESLGQGSFTHIYQGVKREQDEEDGPRQTPVVLKVMDSSHRNCLESFLEAASTMSQLSHKHLVLLHGVSLGKDSVMVQEHVRHGPLDLYLRKNRGAVTTGWKLTVAKQLAYALNYLEDKKIPHGNVSAKKVLLAREGDAAGGSPPFIKLNDPGVSVTVLARDMLVERIPWVAPECVSDPGSLALPADKWGFGATLWEIFSGGNMPLSLLEPHRKLEFYQGRQQLPAPKWPELATLVAQCMEYEPQRRPCFRALIRDLNSLITSDYELLSDLSPADVTLRDGFWGCDSLAMSQDPEHFQERHLKYISLLGKGNFGSVELCRYDPLGDSTGELVAVKKLQQDSAKEIRDFEREIQILHSLQHDFIVRYRGVCYSREEPAPPGAQHAAPLRLADLQGHGVPGGAALRAPGPGEQEHPGGERQPRQDRRLRAGQAAPAGQGLLRGAGARPEPRFLVRSGIPG
- the JAK3 gene encoding tyrosine-protein kinase JAK3 isoform X3, whose amino-acid sequence is MAPLGEETPLIAGRSCSLSSAESGTLQVFLYHRAPAPRRAPGSAAGTLSFTFGEYTAEELCVRAAKACGVLPVCHPLFALATEDLSCWFPPNHVFTVDESRSQVVVYRIRFFFPNWCGLGQSHRFQLLKGRASPVLDYPVIDYLFAQSRSDFIGGRVAVGLSLPTQEQCLSLAVLDMLRIAKEQRQSPAQVCSHVSYKSCLPAPLRSQIQQHNFVTRKRLRRRFGKSLRRLGGCHADGPQLKLKYLLDLERLQRRRSEEIFHVRSPGSAAPVAIHVCGDSGVAWSCGGSESRQHFCDFPDIADISIKQAASRDGGPVENRLVTVTKADNRVLEVEFATLREARSFVALLDGYYRLTADAQHYFCREVAPPRLLEDLENQCHGPISAEFAVNKLEAAGGAPGLFLLRRSPQDFDSYLLTVCVQTRSGRDYKRCRIRRDEDGHLWLSGVARRFCSLRELLGTYGHRGLQAEGAPMRLEVACPPRAKEKSNLLIVRSGVPCPPGSPPVPRRRSLHQMMFHKIDPQSLTRGESLGQGSFTHIYQGVKREQDEEDGPRQTPVVLKVMDSSHRNCLESFLEAASTMSQLSHKHLVLLHGVSLGKDSVMVQEHVRHGPLDLYLRKNRGAVTTGWKLTVAKQLAYALNYLEDKKIPHGNVSAKKVLLAREGDAAGGSPPFIKLNDPGVSVTVLARDMLVERIPWVAPECVSDPGSLALPADKWGFGATLWEIFSGGNMPLSLLEPHRKLEFYQGRQQLPAPKWPELATLVAQCMEYEPQRRPCFRALIRDLNSLITSDYELLSDLSPADVTLRDGFWGCDSLAMSQDPEHFQERHLKYISLLGKGNFGSVELCRYDPLGDSTGELVAVKKLQQDSAKEIRDFEREIQILHSLQHDFIVRYRGVCYSRGMRGLRLVMEFLPNGCLRDFLQKNQPRLEHSTLLLYAWQICKGMEYLGEQRCVHRDLASRNILVESDSHVKIGDFGLAKLLPQDKDYYVVREPGQSPVFWNSCG